Proteins from a genomic interval of Microbacterium abyssi:
- a CDS encoding FABP family protein — translation MLELPTDLPADLAPLSWLIGVWEGTGVIEYTAGDHRFQGEFTHRVSFSHDGAGYLNYAATGWMAAAEGEASIPLVAETGFWRLSRPATASDPGPALLPPTGPAVERTVDDVEELRAASGGFAIEVSLAHSDGALELYLGEINGPRIDIATDAIVRGAGGKSYGAASRMYGLVDGHLLWAWDIAALGAEMASHASARLARV, via the coding sequence ATGCTCGAGCTCCCCACCGACCTCCCGGCCGATCTCGCACCGCTGAGCTGGCTCATCGGCGTGTGGGAGGGCACCGGCGTCATCGAGTACACCGCCGGAGACCACCGTTTCCAAGGCGAGTTCACGCATCGCGTGAGCTTCAGCCATGACGGTGCCGGCTATCTGAACTACGCCGCGACCGGCTGGATGGCCGCCGCGGAGGGCGAGGCATCCATCCCGCTCGTCGCTGAGACGGGATTCTGGCGGCTGTCGCGCCCCGCCACGGCATCCGACCCCGGACCGGCACTGCTGCCGCCCACCGGGCCGGCTGTGGAGCGCACGGTCGACGACGTCGAGGAACTGCGCGCGGCATCCGGCGGCTTCGCGATCGAGGTCTCGCTCGCGCACTCCGACGGCGCGCTGGAGCTCTACCTCGGAGAGATCAACGGCCCGCGGATCGACATCGCGACCGATGCGATCGTGCGCGGCGCAGGAGGCAAGTCTTACGGGGCGGCGAGCCGCATGTACGGGCTGGTCGACGGACACCTGCTGTGGGCTTGGGACATCGCGGCGCTCGGTGCGGAGATGGCGTCGCACGCCTCCGCGCGCCTGGCCCGGGTCTGA
- a CDS encoding YgfZ/GcvT domain-containing protein, protein MSAFRDGFAARPGTVVDDGMISHFGDPMREQRALSAGSAAAPLGDRTVIEVAGEDRLNWLDSITSQAVSGLRAGDSTELLVLDPQGRVEHAAGVFEDGASVWLIADAADAEPLATWLQRMVFRSRVTVAVRTDLQLVGFFAGGDAEVAVRAIAAAPHGMPLVWADPWTAVQAGGYQYSHVADHPSADYAWRVAIVEADAAAPADLEVAGLLAAEALRVAAWRPRWSGEVDERSLPHESDWIRSAVHLSKGCYRGQETVAKVHNLGHPPRRLAALHLDGSDDVLPPAGATVFAGDDEVGHVTSVARHFEDGPIALAILSRRAPIGDLTVRAEGIDIAAAQQVIVPADAGATADVPRLTRLSRRPAGQDPRKA, encoded by the coding sequence ATGTCTGCTTTCAGGGATGGGTTCGCAGCGCGGCCGGGCACGGTCGTCGACGACGGCATGATCTCCCACTTCGGTGACCCGATGCGCGAACAGCGCGCGCTCTCCGCCGGCAGCGCCGCGGCGCCCCTCGGAGACCGCACCGTGATCGAGGTCGCGGGGGAGGACCGCCTGAACTGGCTGGACTCCATCACCTCACAGGCGGTCTCGGGACTCCGGGCCGGTGACAGCACCGAGCTGCTCGTCCTCGATCCTCAGGGCCGCGTCGAGCATGCCGCGGGCGTGTTCGAGGACGGCGCGTCGGTCTGGCTCATCGCGGACGCTGCCGATGCCGAACCGCTCGCCACCTGGTTGCAGCGCATGGTCTTCCGCTCGCGCGTGACCGTCGCCGTGCGGACGGATCTGCAGCTGGTCGGGTTCTTCGCGGGTGGGGATGCCGAGGTCGCGGTGCGCGCGATCGCCGCCGCACCGCACGGGATGCCGCTGGTGTGGGCCGATCCGTGGACCGCCGTCCAGGCGGGCGGGTACCAGTACTCGCACGTCGCCGATCATCCATCTGCCGACTACGCATGGCGGGTCGCGATCGTCGAGGCGGATGCCGCAGCTCCCGCCGATCTCGAAGTCGCCGGCCTCCTCGCCGCAGAGGCGCTGCGCGTCGCGGCCTGGCGGCCCCGCTGGTCCGGCGAAGTCGATGAGCGCTCGCTGCCGCACGAGTCGGACTGGATCCGCAGCGCGGTGCACCTGAGCAAGGGCTGCTACCGCGGCCAGGAGACCGTCGCGAAGGTGCACAACCTCGGGCACCCGCCGCGGCGGCTCGCCGCGCTGCACCTCGACGGGAGCGACGACGTGCTGCCGCCCGCCGGTGCGACCGTGTTCGCCGGTGACGACGAGGTGGGTCATGTCACCTCGGTGGCGCGCCACTTCGAGGATGGGCCGATCGCGCTGGCGATCCTGTCGCGCAGGGCCCCCATCGGTGACCTGACCGTGCGCGCCGAGGGCATCGACATCGCGGCCGCGCAGCAGGTGATCGTCCCGGCGGATGCCGGCGCCACAGCCGACGTGCCGCGCCTGACGCGGCTCTCCCGGCGTCCCGCCGGGCAGGATCCTCGCAAGGCATAG
- a CDS encoding class I SAM-dependent methyltransferase produces MASSPLGRPTRGTTGTNRLRRNDRWIAASDAFRDAVDPLVIDLGYGASGVTALELAARLMKVRRDVQVIGFELDPERVAAARAQLDAVRAGRTAFAPDLPVSFARGGFEVPLSGDRQPAVIRAMNVLRQYDEEDVPEAWRSMAARLPPAGMLFEGTCDEIGRIASWVDVAPTGAPVRFTISLRLAELERPSIVAERLPKALIHRNVRGEGIHDLLVALDREWDRAAPLSTFGATQRFLAAVTALKEQGHPVLGNRGRWRLGELTVPWEAVAPR; encoded by the coding sequence ATGGCGTCATCCCCTCTCGGCCGCCCCACCAGGGGCACCACGGGGACGAATCGACTGCGCCGCAACGACCGCTGGATCGCGGCGAGCGACGCGTTTCGCGACGCGGTCGATCCGCTGGTCATCGATCTCGGCTACGGCGCGAGCGGGGTGACCGCCCTCGAGCTCGCCGCGCGGCTCATGAAGGTCCGCCGCGACGTCCAGGTGATCGGCTTCGAGCTCGATCCGGAGCGCGTGGCCGCCGCCCGCGCACAGCTCGACGCGGTGCGTGCGGGCCGCACGGCGTTCGCGCCCGACCTCCCCGTGTCGTTCGCCCGTGGCGGCTTCGAGGTTCCCCTCTCCGGCGACCGGCAGCCCGCCGTGATCCGCGCGATGAATGTGCTGCGCCAGTACGACGAGGAGGACGTCCCTGAGGCGTGGCGGTCGATGGCAGCGCGCCTGCCTCCCGCCGGAATGCTGTTCGAAGGCACCTGTGACGAGATCGGCCGCATCGCGAGCTGGGTTGATGTGGCGCCGACCGGCGCGCCGGTGCGCTTCACCATCTCGCTGCGCCTGGCCGAGCTGGAGCGACCGAGCATCGTCGCGGAGCGGCTGCCGAAGGCGCTCATCCACCGCAATGTTCGCGGCGAAGGCATCCACGATCTGCTGGTGGCGCTGGATCGCGAGTGGGACCGCGCTGCACCGCTGTCGACGTTCGGTGCGACGCAGCGCTTCCTCGCCGCGGTCACGGCACTGAAGGAGCAGGGTCACCCTGTTCTCGGCAACCGTGGGCGGTGGCGATTGGGCGAGCTCACGGTCCCGTGGGAGGCAGTCGCCCCGCGATAG
- a CDS encoding phosphoglyceromutase produces the protein MTRTLILLRHGQSEWNELNLFTGWVDVRLTEQGRAEARRGGELLAESGLLPDVLHTSLLSRAIQTADIALDSADRLWIPVKRTWRLNERHYGALQGKDKAQTLEEFGPEQFQLWRRSFDVPPPLLDDDSEFSQVNDPRYVGIDGEVPRTESLKIVIDRMLPYWENEIIPDLEAGKTVLVAAHGNSLRGLVKHLDGISDADIAGLNIPTGIPLVYDLDDDNLPTGPGRYLDPEAAAAGAAAVASQGKK, from the coding sequence ATGACCCGCACTCTCATCCTGCTCCGCCACGGCCAGAGCGAGTGGAACGAACTGAACCTCTTCACCGGCTGGGTGGACGTCCGCCTCACGGAGCAGGGCAGGGCAGAAGCACGCCGCGGCGGCGAGCTGCTCGCCGAATCGGGCCTGCTGCCCGATGTGCTGCACACCTCGCTGCTCAGCCGCGCGATCCAGACCGCCGACATCGCCCTGGACTCCGCCGACCGGCTGTGGATCCCGGTCAAGCGCACCTGGCGCCTCAACGAGCGCCACTACGGTGCCCTGCAGGGCAAGGACAAGGCCCAGACGCTCGAGGAGTTCGGTCCCGAGCAGTTCCAGCTGTGGCGTCGTTCGTTCGACGTGCCGCCGCCGCTGCTCGACGACGACAGCGAGTTCAGCCAGGTGAACGACCCCCGTTACGTCGGCATCGACGGCGAGGTGCCCCGCACCGAATCTCTGAAGATCGTCATCGACCGGATGCTGCCGTACTGGGAGAACGAGATCATCCCGGACCTCGAGGCCGGTAAGACGGTGCTCGTCGCTGCGCACGGCAATTCGCTGCGCGGTCTCGTCAAGCACCTCGACGGCATCAGCGACGCCGACATCGCCGGACTCAACATCCCCACCGGCATCCCGCTGGTCTACGACCTCGATGACGACAACCTGCCCACCGGGCCCGGCCGCTACCTCGACCCCGAGGCCGCGGCCGCCGGCGCCGCCGCGGTCGCATCGCAGGGCAAGAAGTAG
- the phoU gene encoding phosphate signaling complex protein PhoU produces MREVFHQSLEDIQARLVEITDLVAVAIDKATRAFANSDVALAEEVIADDAHIDELTISLDELAIEVLARQQPVARDLRIVVFALRVSASLERMGDMAEHIAQLARLRFPERAIPKGLKGTFSKMGERDVEVARTLSELLRTQDLRLADVIRNADDEIDELHAKVFEKVLSDNWKGEPTATVDATLASRYHERFADHAVAVAKKVVYLATGDWAAGEEDIALAAEAHDEALRATDQL; encoded by the coding sequence ATGCGCGAAGTCTTCCATCAGTCCCTCGAGGACATCCAGGCCCGTCTCGTGGAGATCACCGACCTCGTCGCGGTGGCCATCGACAAGGCCACTCGCGCCTTCGCGAACAGTGACGTGGCCCTGGCCGAAGAGGTGATCGCCGACGACGCCCACATCGACGAGTTGACCATCAGCCTCGACGAGCTCGCCATCGAGGTCCTCGCCCGCCAGCAGCCGGTCGCACGCGACCTGCGCATCGTCGTGTTCGCCCTCCGCGTCAGCGCCTCGCTGGAGCGCATGGGCGACATGGCAGAGCACATCGCGCAGCTCGCGCGCCTCCGCTTCCCCGAGCGCGCCATCCCGAAGGGCCTGAAGGGCACTTTCTCGAAGATGGGCGAGCGCGATGTCGAGGTCGCACGCACGCTGTCGGAACTGCTCCGGACGCAGGACCTGCGGCTGGCCGACGTCATCCGCAACGCGGACGACGAGATCGACGAACTGCACGCCAAGGTCTTCGAGAAGGTCCTCAGCGACAACTGGAAGGGCGAGCCGACCGCGACCGTCGATGCGACCCTGGCCAGCCGCTACCACGAGCGGTTCGCCGACCACGCCGTCGCCGTCGCGAAGAAGGTCGTCTACCTCGCGACCGGCGACTGGGCTGCCGGCGAAGAGGACATCGCCCTCGCGGCCGAGGCGCACGACGAGGCTCTTCGCGCCACAGACCAGCTTTGA
- a CDS encoding sensor histidine kinase, whose product MTPPNTALIALAVGLVIGIGLSAIIAWAYRARARVVEAASSVVPQGTADVLDSMDDAACVVDASGLVLAISNPAARFGIGVGSTLDNQELRQLVRTVRSTGASATETMRITRSGVSLSPRLVSARASALGGQLTLLIIRDVTEQERLDQVRRDFVANTSHELKTPVGAVSLLAEAIESAADDPAQVRIFASRISAEAARLGQLTGRIMSLSRLQASDGITDFDTVAMDEVVASSIEGHTVQADSAGVELVRGGDRGAYVRGDAQILIEAVGNLIANAIVYSPKGSRVGVGIKIDADTVEIAVSDQGIGITEADRDRIFERFYRADEARSRRTGGTGLGLSIVKHATQRHGGEVRVWSRPGRGSTFTMVLPRIDAPAPETAKKIKKKRARKAAKATDPTRVRNGENA is encoded by the coding sequence ATGACCCCGCCGAACACCGCGCTCATCGCCCTGGCCGTCGGCCTGGTGATCGGCATCGGTCTCTCGGCGATCATCGCATGGGCTTACCGCGCTCGCGCGCGCGTCGTGGAGGCCGCATCGTCGGTCGTTCCGCAAGGCACAGCCGACGTCCTCGACAGCATGGACGATGCGGCGTGCGTCGTCGACGCATCCGGACTGGTGCTGGCGATCTCGAATCCCGCCGCGCGTTTCGGCATCGGCGTCGGCTCGACCCTCGACAACCAGGAGCTGCGGCAGCTGGTACGGACCGTGCGCTCGACAGGTGCGTCAGCCACCGAGACCATGCGCATCACCCGGTCGGGAGTCAGTCTCAGCCCGCGCCTGGTCTCCGCACGGGCGAGCGCGCTGGGCGGGCAGCTCACCCTGCTTATCATCCGCGACGTGACCGAGCAGGAGCGGCTGGACCAGGTGCGCCGCGACTTCGTCGCCAACACCAGTCACGAGCTCAAGACGCCGGTCGGGGCGGTGAGCCTCCTCGCCGAGGCCATCGAGTCCGCCGCCGATGATCCGGCGCAGGTGCGGATCTTCGCCTCGCGCATCTCCGCGGAGGCCGCCCGCCTCGGGCAGCTCACGGGCAGGATCATGAGCCTGTCCCGGTTGCAGGCGTCCGACGGCATCACCGATTTCGACACCGTCGCGATGGATGAGGTGGTCGCATCCTCCATCGAGGGTCACACCGTGCAGGCGGATTCCGCCGGCGTCGAACTCGTCCGGGGCGGCGATCGGGGAGCGTACGTGCGCGGCGACGCCCAGATCCTCATCGAGGCGGTGGGGAACCTCATCGCGAACGCCATCGTGTACTCCCCGAAGGGCTCGCGTGTCGGTGTCGGAATCAAGATCGACGCGGACACCGTCGAGATCGCCGTGTCGGACCAGGGCATCGGGATCACCGAGGCTGACCGCGATCGCATCTTCGAGCGCTTCTACCGTGCGGACGAGGCGCGATCCCGTCGCACCGGAGGCACCGGACTCGGACTGTCGATCGTCAAGCACGCGACGCAGCGGCACGGCGGCGAGGTGCGGGTGTGGTCGCGGCCCGGTCGCGGATCGACCTTCACGATGGTGCTCCCGCGCATCGACGCGCCGGCGCCGGAGACAGCCAAGAAGATCAAGAAGAAGCGCGCGCGGAAGGCCGCCAAGGCCACCGACCCCACGCGCGTCCGAAACGGAGAGAACGCATGA